From one Streptomyces sp. CA-210063 genomic stretch:
- a CDS encoding FAD binding domain-containing protein, with product MHPFSYTRVSTVREALDAGRRGGRYIAGGTTLVDLMRETVETPETLVDISALPLSEITATAGGGIRIGALVPMAVATADPKLNSLFPVAAQALRGASAQLRNMATIGGNIMQRTRCTYFRDVTADCNKREPGSGCAALGGYNRGHAILGGSDDCVATHASDFAVALTALEATVHLRAPDGKERSLPFGDFLLRPGNTPHREQAIRQGELITAVEIPAYPRPLKSAYLKLRDRQSYSFGLASAAVALHIRGGVIREAKVAAGGVATVPWKLPAVERALIGERPSDRLWAEAAGHAADGARPLQHNRFKVELLKRTVERQLRTVGEME from the coding sequence ATGCATCCCTTCTCCTACACCCGCGTCAGCACCGTCCGGGAAGCCCTGGACGCCGGGAGACGCGGCGGCCGCTACATCGCCGGCGGTACCACGCTGGTCGACCTGATGCGCGAGACCGTCGAAACCCCCGAGACGCTCGTCGACATCAGCGCCCTGCCCCTGAGTGAGATCACCGCCACCGCGGGCGGCGGCATCCGCATCGGTGCCCTGGTCCCGATGGCCGTGGCCACCGCCGACCCCAAGCTGAACTCCCTCTTTCCGGTGGCCGCCCAGGCGCTGCGCGGCGCCTCGGCCCAGCTGCGGAACATGGCCACCATCGGCGGCAACATCATGCAGCGCACCCGGTGCACGTACTTCCGTGACGTGACCGCCGACTGCAACAAGCGCGAGCCCGGCTCCGGCTGCGCCGCCCTGGGCGGCTACAACCGCGGCCACGCGATCCTCGGCGGCTCCGACGACTGCGTGGCCACCCACGCCTCCGACTTCGCCGTCGCCCTCACCGCCCTGGAGGCGACCGTCCACCTGCGGGCCCCGGACGGCAAGGAGCGCAGCCTCCCCTTCGGCGACTTCCTGCTCCGTCCGGGCAATACCCCGCACCGCGAACAGGCCATCAGGCAAGGCGAGTTGATCACGGCGGTCGAGATACCGGCGTATCCGCGTCCGCTGAAGTCGGCCTACCTGAAGCTCCGCGACCGGCAGTCCTACTCGTTCGGGCTGGCCTCGGCGGCCGTCGCACTGCACATCCGGGGCGGCGTGATCCGCGAGGCGAAGGTCGCCGCCGGCGGTGTGGCGACGGTGCCGTGGAAGCTGCCGGCCGTCGAGCGGGCCCTCATCGGTGAGCGCCCCTCGGACCGTCTGTGGGCCGAGGCCGCCGGTCACGCGGCCGACGGCGCCCGCCCCCTTCAGCACAACCGGTTCAAGGTCGAGCTCCTGAAGCGGACCGTCGAACGCCAGCTGCGCACCGTAGGAGAGAT
- a CDS encoding (2Fe-2S)-binding protein, producing the protein MSSELPDSAVSPPTGAGESPSGPSRRTVIATGVAVGGVVVAGGTFLAGAEEATATGAAPSSRVSLTVNGTRRTVTVDNRTSLLDLLREHLDLTGSKKGCNAGACGACTVLVDGQRINSCLTLAVRLEGAEVTTIEGLAKGDRLHPLQQAFVDEDAFQCGYCTPGQIMSGVGCIQEGHTSSPEEIREYMSGNVCRCGCYVKIVRAVEQTATRK; encoded by the coding sequence ATGTCCTCTGAACTCCCTGATTCTGCTGTTTCTCCGCCCACCGGAGCCGGTGAGTCCCCCTCGGGGCCCAGCCGGCGCACCGTGATCGCCACCGGTGTCGCGGTGGGCGGTGTCGTGGTGGCCGGAGGAACGTTCCTGGCCGGCGCCGAGGAGGCGACCGCCACGGGTGCGGCACCCTCCAGCCGTGTGTCCCTGACGGTGAACGGCACCCGGCGGACGGTGACGGTCGACAACCGGACCTCGCTGCTGGATCTGCTGCGCGAGCACCTTGACCTGACCGGCTCGAAGAAGGGCTGTAACGCCGGGGCCTGCGGGGCGTGCACGGTGCTGGTCGACGGGCAGCGGATCAACTCCTGCCTGACGCTGGCGGTGCGGCTGGAGGGCGCCGAGGTCACCACGATCGAGGGCCTGGCCAAGGGCGACAGGCTGCACCCGCTGCAACAGGCGTTCGTCGACGAGGACGCCTTCCAGTGCGGCTACTGCACCCCCGGCCAGATCATGTCCGGCGTCGGCTGCATCCAGGAGGGCCACACCAGCTCGCCGGAGGAGATCCGGGAGTACATGAGCGGCAACGTCTGCCGCTGTGGCTGCTACGTCAAGATCGTGCGCGCGGTCGAGCAGACCGCCACCCGGAAGTAA
- a CDS encoding helix-turn-helix domain-containing protein, translating to MADDYLVRIGKLIRDARQHRGWTQSQLAEALGTSQSAVNRIERGNQNISLEMIARIGEALDSEIVSLGYAGPMHLRVVGGRRLSGSIDVKTSKNACVALLCASLLNKGRTVLRRVARIEEVYRLLEVLGSIGVRTRWINGGVDLEIVPPAELELAAIDAEAARRTRSIIMFLGPLLHRMDHFKLPYAGGCDLGTRTIEPHMIALRRFGLDITATEGLYHAEVDRSVTPGRPIVLTERGDTVTENALLAAARHNGVTVIRNASSNYMVQDLCFFLEALGVRVEGIGTTTLTVHGVPHIDVDVDYSPSEDPVEAMSLLAAAVVTESELTVRRVPIEFLEIELAVLEEMGLDHDRTPEYFADNGRTRLVDLTVRPSKLQAPIDKIHPMPFPGLNIDNVPFFAAIAAAAQGQTLIHDWVYDNRAIYLTDLNRLGGRLQLLDPHRVLVEGPTRWRAAEMMCPPALRPAVVVLLAMMAADGTSVLRNVYVINRGYEDLAERLNTVGAQIEIFRDI from the coding sequence ATGGCAGACGACTACCTCGTACGCATCGGCAAGCTCATCCGTGACGCAAGGCAGCACCGTGGCTGGACACAGTCGCAGTTGGCGGAGGCGCTCGGTACAAGTCAGAGCGCGGTCAATCGCATCGAGCGCGGCAATCAAAACATCAGCCTTGAGATGATCGCTCGAATCGGTGAAGCCCTGGACAGTGAGATCGTCTCGCTGGGGTACGCGGGCCCGATGCACCTACGGGTGGTCGGCGGGCGTCGGCTCTCCGGCTCGATCGACGTCAAGACCAGCAAGAACGCGTGTGTCGCGCTGCTGTGCGCCTCCCTGTTGAACAAGGGGCGCACAGTGCTGCGCCGGGTGGCCCGGATCGAGGAGGTGTACCGCCTTCTGGAGGTGCTCGGCTCCATCGGCGTACGCACCCGGTGGATCAACGGCGGTGTCGACCTGGAGATCGTGCCGCCGGCCGAGCTGGAGCTGGCGGCGATCGACGCGGAGGCGGCCCGCCGCACGCGCTCGATCATCATGTTCCTCGGTCCGCTGCTGCACCGCATGGACCACTTCAAGCTGCCGTACGCGGGCGGTTGCGACCTCGGTACGCGGACGATCGAGCCGCACATGATCGCGCTGCGCCGGTTCGGCCTCGACATCACGGCCACCGAGGGGCTGTACCACGCCGAGGTGGACCGGTCCGTCACCCCCGGCCGGCCGATCGTGCTGACCGAGCGCGGCGACACGGTGACCGAGAACGCGCTGCTCGCCGCCGCCCGCCACAACGGCGTGACCGTCATCCGCAACGCCTCGTCCAACTACATGGTGCAGGACCTCTGCTTCTTCCTGGAGGCCCTCGGCGTACGGGTGGAGGGCATCGGCACCACCACGCTCACCGTGCACGGCGTGCCGCACATCGACGTGGACGTCGACTACTCGCCCTCCGAGGACCCGGTCGAGGCGATGAGCCTGCTCGCCGCCGCGGTCGTCACGGAGTCCGAACTGACCGTGCGCCGGGTGCCGATCGAGTTTCTGGAGATCGAGCTGGCGGTCCTGGAGGAGATGGGCCTCGACCACGACCGCACACCGGAGTACTTCGCCGACAACGGCCGTACGCGCCTGGTGGACCTCACCGTCCGACCCTCCAAGCTCCAGGCGCCGATCGACAAGATCCACCCCATGCCGTTCCCCGGTCTGAACATCGACAACGTCCCGTTCTTCGCGGCCATCGCCGCCGCCGCGCAGGGCCAGACCCTCATCCATGACTGGGTCTACGACAACCGCGCGATCTATCTCACCGACCTCAACCGTCTCGGCGGCCGCCTCCAACTCCTCGACCCGCACCGCGTCCTCGTCGAGGGCCCCACCCGCTGGCGCGCCGCCGAGATGATGTGCCCGCCCGCCCTGCGCCCCGCCGTCGTCGTCCTCCTCGCGATGATGGCCGCCGACGGCACGTCCGTCCTGCGCAACGTCTATGTCATCAACCGCGGTTACGAGGACCTCGCGGAACGCCTGAACACGGTGGGGGCACAGATCGAGATCTTCCGGGACATCTGA
- a CDS encoding Ppx/GppA phosphatase family protein, producing MRQAGVLDVGCHSALLTVVRRRPGTVLEPVFSRKVRLRLHETLDRKGRLDKVGVKSVERAVAEAVAADPRPRGPEVFAFATSVIRDAPNRDEIIARVARTTGTRLRVLSGEEEARLAYVAARQWAGPTAGQLLVLDIGGGTVEIARGTGDQPRVVHSLPLGARRITRDWLPGGTVPSRRRLAEVLQHLSRSLEAVHGLPQAESGGRVLACSKTFEQLARLTAAQSRTPRTRRRLTLPQLHKAVSLLADAAPSHRAKLPGISRHRAEQSLAGALIAQALMEACGAKSVEICPWSTREGLLLEHLGVAPTPAGRPRLVG from the coding sequence ATGCGGCAGGCAGGTGTGCTCGACGTCGGGTGTCACAGCGCTCTGCTGACGGTGGTGCGGCGGCGTCCGGGTACGGTGCTGGAGCCGGTGTTCTCCCGCAAGGTGCGGCTGAGACTGCACGAGACCCTCGACCGCAAGGGGCGCCTGGACAAGGTCGGCGTGAAGAGTGTCGAGCGGGCAGTGGCCGAGGCCGTCGCCGCCGACCCGCGTCCGCGTGGACCGGAAGTGTTCGCGTTCGCGACCTCCGTCATCCGCGACGCGCCCAACCGTGACGAGATCATCGCGCGTGTGGCACGCACCACCGGCACCCGCCTGCGCGTGCTGTCCGGCGAGGAGGAAGCGCGGTTGGCCTACGTGGCCGCCCGCCAGTGGGCAGGCCCGACGGCTGGGCAGTTGCTGGTCCTGGACATCGGCGGCGGCACAGTGGAGATCGCCCGCGGCACCGGAGACCAGCCCCGCGTCGTCCACTCGCTGCCGCTGGGCGCCCGCAGGATCACCCGGGACTGGCTTCCCGGCGGCACAGTGCCGTCCCGACGTCGCCTGGCAGAAGTCCTGCAGCACCTCAGCCGGTCCCTGGAAGCCGTCCACGGCCTGCCGCAGGCCGAGTCGGGAGGGCGGGTGTTGGCCTGCTCCAAGACCTTCGAACAGCTCGCCCGGCTCACCGCCGCCCAGAGCAGGACACCGCGCACAAGACGGCGGCTGACGTTGCCCCAACTGCACAAGGCAGTCTCCCTGCTGGCCGACGCGGCACCGTCCCACCGTGCCAAGCTGCCGGGCATCTCCCGGCACCGCGCCGAGCAGTCCCTGGCCGGAGCCCTGATCGCGCAGGCTCTCATGGAAGCCTGCGGGGCCAAGAGCGTCGAGATCTGCCCATGGTCCACCAGGGAAGGGCTACTGCTCGAACACCTCGGCGTGGCTCCCACCCCAGCCGGCCGTCCCCGCCTCGTCGGCTGA